The following DNA comes from Azospirillum sp. TSA2s.
TCTTACGAGGAACGGCTCAGCGGCTCGCAGGCGCCGGCGCTCTACGCCCTGTCGATGATCATCGTCTTCCTGTGCCTGGCCGCGCTCTATGAGAGCTGGTCGGTGCCGGTGTCGGTGATCATGGTGGTGCCGCTGGGCGTCATCGGCGCCGTCATCGCGGCGACGCTGCGCGGCCTGCCGAGCGACGTCTATTTCCAGGTCGGCCTGCTGACCACCATCGGCCTGTCGGCGAAGAACGCCATCCTGATCGTGGAGTTCGCCAAGGCGCTGTACGACCAGGGCATGGAGCTGAAGGAAGCGGCGGCGGAAGCCTGCCGTCAGCGCCTGCGCCCGATCATCATGACCTCGCTGGCCTTCATCCTCGGCGTGCTGCCGCTGGCGATCAGCACCGGCGCCGGGTCGGAGAGCCAGAACGCCATCGGCGTCGGCGTGATGGGCGGCATGATCTCCGCGACCGTGCTGGCGATTCTGTTCGTGCCGGTCTTCTTCGTCGCCGTCTACCGCCTGTTCGTCCGCCGCCGCCCCGGCCACGGCGCCATGCCGCAGCCAGCTGCGGGGGATTGAGGCTTGCGACTGCCGCCCATCTCTCCCCGAAGGCATCCCCCTCTCCCCCCCGGGGAGAGGGTCGGGGTGAGGGGGAAGCAGAGCATGGATTCTGTACGGAGCGGGGAGTGCGCGATACTTGAAGATCTTCGCCGCGCGACCCCCTCACCCTAACCCTCTCCCCGGGGGGGAGAGGGGAGCCCAGCATCCGTCAGCAGCGTGTCCAGCACCTCGACCAAACGGTCGATGCGGTAGGGTTTCGGCAGCACCATCACCCCGGTGGCGCGGGCGACATCCTCGCTGTAGCCGGTCGCCAGCACGACGGGCAGGTCCGGGCGGAGCCGTTGCGCGGTGCGGGCCAGATCGACGCCGCTCATGGTGCCGGGCATCACCACGTCGCTGAACAGCAAATCGAACCCGCCGGCCTCCAGCAGGGGCAGCGCCTCGTCGGCGGTGGTGGCGCGGGTGATGGTGAAGCCGGCATCCTCCAGCGCGGTCGCGACGGTCAGCGCCACGATGGGGTCGTCCTCCACCACCAGAACATGGCCTCCGACGCGGGTGGCGCCCGCCTCATCCATCGCCGGCTCGGCCGCCGTGGCCGGAGCGGTGCCGGAGCGGCGGATCAGCAGCCCGATGGTGGTGCCGCGCCCCTCCTCGCTCTCGATCCAGGCGGTTCCGCCGGAATGGCGGGCGAAGCCGTAGACCTGCGACAGGCCCAGCCCGCTGCCCTTGCCGATCTCCTTGGTGGTGAAGAAGGGATCGAAGGCGCGCGCCCGCACGTCGGCCGGCATGCCGGTGCCGGTGTCGCTCACCGTCAGCTGCACGAATTCTCCCGGCAGCCCGTCCGAAACGCCCTGGGGCGCCCGCGCGTCGCCGGGCGTCAGGATCACGTTGGCCGCCCGGATCGTCAGGGCGCCGCCGTCGGGCATCGCATCCCGCGCATTGACCACGAGGTTCAGCAGAGCCAGTTCCAGTTGGGTCGCATCGACCTCCACCGGCCACAGCCCGGTGGTGAAGTCGATCTCCAGCCGGATGTCGGCGCGCGCCGCCCGGTTCAGCAACTCCGACATGCCGAGCACGCGGTCGCGCAGATCGACCGTCTCCGGCCGCAGCGCCTGCCGGCGGGCGAAGGCCATCAGCTGCTGCACCAGCTTGGCGCCGCGGTCCACCGCCTGCCGCCCGGCATCGACCAGCGGCTGGATGTGCGTTCCCTCCGCCCGCTTCTCGATCATGTGCAGGCAGCCCGACAGCGCCTGCAGCAGATTGTTGAAGTCGTGGGCGACGCCGCCGGTCATCTGGCCCAGCGCCTCCGTCTTCTGCGTCTGCAGCAGGGCGACCTGGACGCGCTCGCGCTCCGCCACCTCCTCGGCGACGCGGGCCTCCAGCGTGGCGTTGAGCTGATGCAGCTCCTCCTCCGCCCGTTTGGCCTCGGTGATGTCGCTGCCCTCCACGAACAGGCCGCTGACGCGCCCGTCCTCATCCCGGATCGGCTGATAGACGAAGGTGAGGAAGCGTTCCTCCAGCGGTTCGCCCGGACGGCGCTGGAAGCGGATCGGCATGCCGCGCCCGACGAAGGTCTCGCCGCTGGCATAGACGCGGTCGAGAAGTTCGAAGAAGCCCTGGCCCTCCACCTCCGGCAGAGCCTCGCGCGCCGGGCGGTCCACCAGATCCTGGCGGCCGACCAGTTGCATGTAGGTGTCGTTCGCCATCTCGAAGACATGGTCCGGCCCGCGCAGCACGCACATGAAGCCCGGCGCCTGCCGGAACAGGGTGCGCAGCCGCTCCCCCTCCGCCGCCAGCCGGGCGTTGGCTGCCTCGACCGCGGCGCGTTCGCGCATCAGCGCCTTGTTGGCGGCGCGCAAGGCCGCCTCAGCGAGCGCGCGTTCCACCGCGGCCCAGGTCCGCTCCGCCACATCCTCCGCCAGGGCGGCGTCG
Coding sequences within:
- a CDS encoding PAS domain-containing protein, with the protein product MTTDPVWQDAARLRQAGVSGSSAPGGPAPDSPAPGGPDVFTGGGEMGRRMRAMDWSATPLGPAEDWPQSLRTIVNLMLTSSFPMFAVWGPQLTFLYNDSYRPILGDKPEALGRPFAEVWADIWPDLTPLVARALAGEATYHEDRRLVMERHGYREETYFTFSYSPVRDETDHVAGMFCACTENTARVLAERRLTFQLDLAERLRGLNDPVGITAAAAEAIGRHLRVARAGYGRTDPTGSLISVERDWSDSGVASLAGESRLLDSFGPALIAELRAGYTLRVDDVATDPRISDPHTGGGGPAAAFAGIGARSLLVVPLLKAGQLTAILYLHETRARHWTDTDAALAEDVAERTWAAVERALAEAALRAANKALMRERAAVEAANARLAAEGERLRTLFRQAPGFMCVLRGPDHVFEMANDTYMQLVGRQDLVDRPAREALPEVEGQGFFELLDRVYASGETFVGRGMPIRFQRRPGEPLEERFLTFVYQPIRDEDGRVSGLFVEGSDITEAKRAEEELHQLNATLEARVAEEVAERERVQVALLQTQKTEALGQMTGGVAHDFNNLLQALSGCLHMIEKRAEGTHIQPLVDAGRQAVDRGAKLVQQLMAFARRQALRPETVDLRDRVLGMSELLNRAARADIRLEIDFTTGLWPVEVDATQLELALLNLVVNARDAMPDGGALTIRAANVILTPGDARAPQGVSDGLPGEFVQLTVSDTGTGMPADVRARAFDPFFTTKEIGKGSGLGLSQVYGFARHSGGTAWIESEEGRGTTIGLLIRRSGTAPATAAEPAMDEAGATRVGGHVLVVEDDPIVALTVATALEDAGFTITRATTADEALPLLEAGGFDLLFSDVVMPGTMSGVDLARTAQRLRPDLPVVLATGYSEDVARATGVMVLPKPYRIDRLVEVLDTLLTDAGLPSPPRGEG